The following proteins come from a genomic window of Nitrosopumilus sp.:
- the nadA gene encoding quinolinate synthase NadA, with translation MLVQQSSQLKDEILRLKKEKNVVILAHNYQIPDVQDVADFVGDSLGLSRQAANVDQKIILFCGVNFMAETAAIISPDKKVLLPDLDAGCSLSDSITVDELRNWKNQHPNAIAVGYVNTTAEIKAELDYCCTSSNAVNVVKSIPEEKEILFLPDMFLGSYVAKMTGRKNMHIWAGECHVHAGIRPEDVSEKLDSMKDAEFIIHPECSCTTPMMYDVADGSFDDKKVSILSTEGMLNHVNKSKSKNFVVATETGILYRMRQQNPGKTFVPASEKAECQYMKMITLEKVYDALINEKNIVTVPKEIADKARLAINRMLEIS, from the coding sequence ATGTTAGTCCAACAGTCATCCCAACTCAAAGATGAGATTTTGAGACTCAAGAAGGAAAAAAATGTGGTAATTTTAGCTCACAACTACCAAATTCCTGACGTACAGGATGTTGCAGACTTTGTTGGTGACTCTCTGGGTCTATCACGACAAGCAGCAAACGTGGATCAAAAAATAATTCTGTTTTGCGGTGTAAATTTTATGGCAGAAACCGCAGCAATAATCAGTCCTGACAAAAAAGTACTGCTTCCTGATTTAGATGCTGGATGTTCCTTGTCTGATTCTATCACTGTTGATGAACTGCGTAACTGGAAAAACCAACATCCAAATGCCATTGCAGTAGGATATGTCAATACCACTGCAGAGATTAAAGCAGAGCTTGACTATTGCTGTACTTCATCGAATGCCGTTAATGTGGTAAAGTCCATTCCTGAAGAAAAAGAGATTTTGTTTCTGCCTGACATGTTTCTTGGATCTTATGTCGCAAAAATGACTGGAAGAAAAAATATGCATATCTGGGCAGGCGAATGCCATGTGCATGCAGGTATTAGGCCTGAAGACGTATCTGAAAAATTAGACTCTATGAAGGATGCCGAATTTATCATTCATCCAGAATGCAGTTGTACAACACCAATGATGTATGACGTTGCAGATGGAAGCTTTGATGACAAAAAAGTCTCAATTCTCTCAACAGAAGGAATGCTGAATCATGTAAACAAATCAAAATCAAAAAACTTTGTTGTTGCAACTGAAACCGGTATCTTGTATAGGATGAGACAGCAAAATCCTGGAAAAACATTTGTTCCTGCATCTGAGAAAGCTGAATGTCAATACATGAAGATGATTACTCTTGAAAAAGTATATGATGCACTAATTAATGAAAAAAACATCGTCACTGTTCCAAAAGAGATTGCAGATAAGGCTCGTTTAGCAATTAATAGAATGCTTGAAATCAGCTAA
- a CDS encoding CBS domain-containing protein produces the protein MGSVNKEGIMELTLGQLFPDTLTDTNCVFVDKDREIWVSTEMCAQYLESTIDALVVQDDGKSIGLVGGYDILDFLRKNPTRDSQYQHTTQEIMFKDVPQVTSQTKFKDLMDTWKNSRRAFAVIQNKSGSYSPVSARKMLEVGKKYKTDLSISSMPKKKIITFQGDEPLREILDLMFNNKTRKLLLGTSNQFISDRTILEGLSRILKFQKDIDNLLDVPINKFTFDHIKVLTEDLPFDKLCSVMNRMEHPYVIYKDIVVSPWDICLALSSEDLQKSEVRLEMTKKCPHCGKDVNF, from the coding sequence ATGGGATCTGTAAACAAAGAAGGAATTATGGAATTGACATTAGGACAACTATTTCCAGATACCTTAACTGATACAAATTGTGTGTTTGTAGATAAAGACAGAGAGATTTGGGTATCTACTGAAATGTGTGCTCAATATTTGGAATCTACAATAGATGCACTTGTAGTTCAAGATGATGGAAAATCCATAGGACTTGTAGGTGGGTACGACATTTTAGATTTTTTGCGAAAAAATCCTACACGCGATTCTCAATATCAACACACAACCCAAGAAATTATGTTCAAGGACGTCCCTCAAGTTACTAGCCAAACTAAATTCAAAGATCTAATGGATACTTGGAAAAATAGCCGAAGAGCATTTGCAGTTATACAAAATAAGTCTGGAAGTTATTCTCCGGTTTCTGCAAGAAAAATGCTTGAGGTGGGAAAAAAATACAAAACTGATCTTTCGATATCTTCAATGCCAAAAAAGAAGATTATTACATTTCAAGGAGACGAACCATTAAGAGAAATACTTGATCTAATGTTTAACAACAAAACACGAAAATTATTACTGGGGACCTCAAACCAATTTATCAGTGATAGAACAATTCTTGAAGGACTCTCACGAATTTTAAAGTTCCAAAAAGATATTGATAACTTGCTGGATGTCCCAATTAACAAATTCACATTTGATCACATCAAAGTTCTTACTGAAGATCTTCCATTTGACAAACTTTGTTCAGTGATGAACAGAATGGAACATCCTTATGTAATTTACAAGGACATCGTTGTCAGTCCCTGGGATATTTGTTTGGCTCTATCATCTGAAGATTTGCAGAAATCTGAAGTCAGACTTGAAATGACAAAAAAATGTCCTCATTGCGGCAAGGATGTAAACTTCTAA
- a CDS encoding adenylate/guanylate cyclase domain-containing protein has product MLENNAKDIAKIGIKNLLSPKTPSIVDMLLGRGTEKVVDSETLVEEIQDRVHKSLNQEFLYSAVTEESEIFLRERVLQSLNMAVLFVDLVGSTSMILNLPKEKLATIFTTFAQEMAYVIKRHDGFVLKFVGDAVIGYFVAEELSTSVANRTVSCAESMLKIIKVGINPILKSNNLPELKIKIGIDYGENTIVRYGDDLQEAHVDILGPSVSMAAKIQNLAQPDQIMVGGDVYTKLHGSIQEYFVHLDLEKSNWDYKSAKTKKAYPVYAYVGK; this is encoded by the coding sequence TTGTTGGAAAACAATGCAAAAGATATTGCAAAAATAGGAATTAAGAATTTACTATCACCAAAAACCCCGAGTATAGTTGATATGTTACTAGGACGCGGTACAGAAAAAGTTGTAGATTCTGAAACACTAGTTGAAGAGATACAAGACAGAGTACACAAATCACTAAATCAGGAGTTTCTGTATTCTGCGGTAACCGAAGAATCAGAAATATTTCTTAGAGAAAGAGTATTGCAGAGTCTGAACATGGCAGTCTTGTTTGTAGACTTGGTTGGGTCCACCTCCATGATCTTAAATTTGCCAAAAGAAAAACTTGCTACTATTTTTACCACCTTTGCTCAAGAGATGGCTTATGTGATAAAACGCCATGATGGATTTGTATTGAAATTTGTTGGTGATGCTGTGATTGGATATTTTGTTGCAGAAGAACTGTCCACATCTGTTGCAAACAGGACAGTTTCTTGTGCAGAATCAATGTTGAAAATTATCAAAGTTGGAATAAACCCGATTTTAAAAAGTAACAACCTTCCGGAATTAAAGATAAAGATCGGTATAGATTATGGCGAAAACACAATTGTACGATATGGGGATGATTTGCAAGAGGCACATGTGGATATTTTAGGACCGTCTGTTAGCATGGCAGCTAAAATTCAAAATTTAGCTCAACCTGACCAAATAATGGTTGGCGGTGATGTGTATACAAAACTTCATGGCTCCATTCAAGAATATTTTGTTCATTTAGATTTGGAAAAATCTAATTGGGATTATAAATCTGCAAAAACCAAAAAAGCTTATCCAGTATATGCATATGTTGGAAAATAA
- a CDS encoding universal stress protein — protein MNPLFEHILVPYDGNSGSEKAFGKAMSLAISIGAKITILTCLEERHTFGFFKTKTSKQEFEKESKLVEIQHQKLKKLAKEHDVSCDSKIVKNGLASIKILEFADKHNVGLIVMTKTKLVSHYEKQHYHSTVENVFRNATCPILIL, from the coding sequence ATGAACCCTCTCTTTGAACATATCTTAGTTCCATATGATGGAAACTCAGGTAGCGAAAAAGCATTTGGAAAAGCAATGTCTCTAGCAATATCGATTGGTGCAAAGATTACGATCCTCACTTGTTTGGAAGAACGACATACGTTTGGATTTTTTAAGACAAAAACAAGCAAACAAGAGTTTGAAAAAGAAAGTAAACTAGTTGAAATACAACATCAAAAATTAAAAAAATTGGCCAAAGAACATGATGTTTCTTGTGATTCTAAAATTGTCAAAAACGGATTGGCATCCATCAAAATCCTTGAATTTGCAGATAAACACAATGTAGGTTTGATCGTAATGACAAAAACAAAACTTGTTTCTCATTATGAAAAACAACATTATCATAGTACGGTTGAAAATGTTTTCAGAAATGCAACTTGTCCAATTTTGATTCTCTAG
- a CDS encoding GTP-dependent dephospho-CoA kinase family protein, which translates to MKVPLGLLLPESQADKTNIQKHLPENSYIITVGDRTTEKMIEFGLIPSLQIIDNLEKRKKREPPKLESAIELTVDNPPAEITSNSMDVIKKAFTMKTPIRLTVNGEEDLLVLPVCIYAPENATVLYGQPNEGLVIVKITPEIRNKAQSLLDSME; encoded by the coding sequence TTGAAAGTTCCTTTAGGATTACTTTTACCTGAAAGCCAAGCTGACAAAACAAATATTCAAAAACATCTTCCAGAGAATTCCTACATTATCACCGTTGGTGATAGGACAACTGAAAAAATGATTGAGTTTGGTCTGATTCCTTCTTTGCAAATAATTGACAATTTGGAAAAAAGGAAAAAAAGAGAACCTCCCAAGTTGGAATCTGCAATTGAATTGACAGTTGATAATCCTCCTGCAGAAATCACATCAAACAGCATGGATGTAATTAAAAAAGCCTTTACAATGAAAACTCCAATACGATTAACTGTAAACGGTGAAGAAGATCTTCTGGTCTTACCAGTCTGTATTTATGCTCCTGAAAATGCAACTGTTCTGTACGGTCAACCAAATGAAGGACTAGTTATAGTCAAGATTACCCCAGAAATTAGAAATAAAGCACAATCATTACTTGATTCAATGGAATAA
- a CDS encoding Mrp/NBP35 family ATP-binding protein has product MVGIDQVLEKLSTVIDPDLKKDIVSMGMIKDLELNDGDLKFTLELTTPACPFNVEIEDDVRKVIGEITDLKNFDLKVTAKVMEGRSLDADTGMATVKNIIGVASGKGGVGKSTVSLNLALALSESGAKVGLLDADIYGPSIPLMLGMKDGFMEVEDNKLQPADSNGLKVVSFGFFADQSNQAAIYRGPIISGILKQFLVDTNWSDLDYLIVDLPPGTGDIPLTLAQTIPITGILVVTTPQDVASNVAVKAVSMFEKLNVPIIGVVENMSYFLCPNCNDKHYIFGEGGAKKISEQFNMPFLGEIPLNSGIMAGSDLGKPIMITNPDSPSALAFRKSAKNIAAQCSILAAKLQDEMASESSSEESSPEASTV; this is encoded by the coding sequence ATGGTTGGAATAGATCAAGTCCTTGAAAAACTTAGCACTGTCATTGATCCTGATTTGAAAAAAGACATTGTATCAATGGGCATGATTAAAGATTTGGAACTAAATGATGGTGATTTGAAATTTACTTTGGAACTAACGACTCCTGCATGTCCATTCAATGTCGAAATTGAGGATGATGTGAGAAAGGTAATTGGTGAAATAACTGATTTGAAAAATTTTGATTTGAAGGTAACTGCCAAAGTAATGGAAGGTCGTTCACTTGATGCTGATACTGGAATGGCAACTGTCAAAAATATCATTGGTGTTGCAAGTGGCAAGGGTGGAGTTGGAAAATCAACTGTTTCTCTGAATTTAGCATTAGCTTTATCTGAATCAGGAGCTAAAGTTGGATTGTTAGATGCTGATATCTACGGTCCTAGCATTCCACTGATGTTGGGAATGAAGGATGGATTCATGGAAGTAGAAGACAACAAACTCCAACCTGCAGACTCTAATGGATTAAAAGTTGTTTCTTTTGGTTTCTTTGCAGACCAGTCTAATCAAGCAGCAATTTACCGTGGTCCAATCATTTCTGGAATACTGAAACAATTTTTAGTTGATACTAATTGGTCTGACTTAGACTATCTTATTGTAGATCTTCCACCGGGTACTGGTGACATTCCACTAACTCTTGCACAAACAATTCCTATTACTGGAATTCTTGTTGTCACTACTCCCCAAGATGTAGCAAGCAACGTTGCAGTCAAAGCTGTATCCATGTTTGAAAAACTAAACGTTCCAATCATTGGCGTAGTTGAAAACATGAGTTACTTTCTCTGTCCAAATTGCAATGACAAACATTACATCTTTGGTGAAGGCGGTGCAAAGAAAATTAGCGAACAATTCAACATGCCTTTCCTGGGCGAGATTCCATTAAACTCTGGAATCATGGCAGGTTCTGATTTGGGAAAACCAATTATGATTACAAATCCTGATTCTCCAAGTGCTCTGGCTTTTAGAAAGAGTGCAAAAAATATTGCAGCACAATGCAGTATTCTTGCAGCAAAGTTACAAGATGAGATGGCATCTGAAAGTTCTAGTGAAGAGTCATCTCCTGAGGCAAGTACTGTATAG
- a CDS encoding DUF2024 family protein, protein MEIHVYDTYVKAADGHTMHFDVITGEKDHDKAITYGKEWLESIGEGQAEMTTNECQFCHSQGAPEPVEQAIKEKGYFIQKMEGCP, encoded by the coding sequence ATGGAAATTCACGTATACGACACTTATGTCAAAGCAGCAGATGGTCATACCATGCACTTTGATGTAATTACTGGTGAAAAAGATCACGATAAAGCCATAACATATGGTAAAGAGTGGTTAGAATCAATAGGTGAAGGACAAGCAGAGATGACTACAAACGAATGTCAATTCTGCCATTCACAAGGTGCACCAGAGCCTGTAGAGCAGGCAATTAAGGAGAAAGGCTACTTTATCCAAAAGATGGAAGGCTGTCCTTAA
- the nadC gene encoding carboxylating nicotinate-nucleotide diphosphorylase — MLSFNSKKQLSQFLAEDIGTGDITSSLLSKKKITAKIISRENAVIGGASHAKEIFRLKGCNAKILRKDGSKIKPNQAIMIISGDAGKILACERTVLNLITRMSGIATQTNDLVKKIPKNVKLYATRKTAPGLRYFDKEAVEIGGGRKHRLRLDEMVMIKDNHIAIEGSLESLIKKTKKRYKKFEVEVENTFDAILAAKEGATIIMLDNFSPVQIKKTIQELKNQKLRNKVMLEASGGINSKNIEKYGKTGVDIISVGSITNSVKGIDVSLEI, encoded by the coding sequence ATGTTGTCATTTAATTCCAAAAAACAGTTGTCACAGTTTCTTGCTGAAGATATCGGTACAGGAGACATTACAAGTTCTCTGTTATCAAAAAAAAAGATCACAGCCAAAATAATTTCAAGGGAGAATGCCGTAATAGGAGGAGCATCACATGCAAAAGAGATTTTCAGATTAAAAGGATGTAATGCAAAAATTCTGAGAAAAGACGGCTCAAAAATTAAACCCAATCAAGCAATAATGATCATTTCAGGAGATGCTGGCAAGATTCTAGCGTGTGAGAGAACTGTGTTAAATCTCATTACAAGAATGAGCGGAATTGCAACTCAAACAAATGATCTTGTAAAGAAGATTCCAAAAAATGTAAAATTGTATGCAACAAGAAAGACAGCCCCAGGACTAAGATATTTTGATAAAGAGGCAGTAGAGATTGGAGGGGGTAGAAAACACAGACTCAGACTAGATGAAATGGTGATGATAAAAGACAATCACATTGCAATTGAGGGGTCATTGGAATCGTTAATTAAAAAAACAAAGAAGAGATACAAGAAATTTGAGGTTGAAGTTGAAAATACTTTTGATGCAATTCTTGCAGCAAAAGAAGGAGCAACAATAATCATGCTAGATAATTTCTCACCAGTACAAATCAAGAAGACAATTCAAGAGCTAAAAAATCAGAAATTACGAAACAAAGTAATGCTGGAGGCATCAGGCGGAATCAATTCCAAAAATATCGAAAAGTATGGAAAAACAGGAGTGGACATCATATCGGTTGGAAGCATAACGAATTCGGTTAAAGGAATTGATGTGAGTTTAGAAATTTAA
- a CDS encoding aspartate dehydrogenase yields MKRIGLLGCGAIGTQIAHAIDTGKIPGVLTHIYDNSKDAATELASKLNNKPLIVENSHLLSSNPIDIIVEAASQDAVKDVALSVLQNKRDLMIMSVGALLDESIYDVLSDACNHFKKTIYLPSGAIAGLDGLKSVKDELESLSLTTTKHPRSLKGAKFFETSDINLDAIDSSTIIFEGTAKEAVSMFPANINVAALLSLCGIGSEKTIVKIIADPNTDKNTHHIEAKGKFGKMTFTIENFPDPSNPKTSRLAILSAIETLRKYCSDDIQIGT; encoded by the coding sequence TTGAAAAGAATAGGTCTGTTGGGTTGTGGTGCAATTGGAACCCAGATTGCTCATGCAATTGACACAGGTAAAATTCCAGGAGTTCTGACTCACATTTATGATAACTCAAAAGATGCTGCCACTGAACTTGCATCAAAATTAAACAACAAGCCCTTGATTGTTGAAAATTCGCATCTCTTGTCTTCAAATCCAATTGACATTATTGTGGAAGCTGCATCCCAGGACGCAGTAAAAGATGTTGCATTGAGTGTATTGCAAAACAAGCGTGACTTGATGATCATGAGTGTTGGTGCTTTATTGGATGAATCAATTTATGATGTTTTATCAGATGCATGCAACCACTTTAAAAAAACAATCTATCTTCCATCCGGCGCAATTGCAGGACTGGATGGCTTAAAATCAGTCAAAGATGAATTGGAATCCTTGTCCCTCACAACAACCAAACATCCACGTTCCCTAAAAGGTGCAAAGTTTTTTGAAACTTCGGATATTAATTTAGATGCAATTGACTCATCAACAATAATTTTTGAAGGAACTGCCAAAGAAGCTGTGTCTATGTTTCCTGCAAACATCAATGTCGCTGCTCTTTTATCATTATGTGGAATAGGAAGTGAAAAAACAATTGTAAAAATCATTGCAGATCCCAATACTGACAAAAACACACATCACATTGAAGCTAAAGGAAAATTTGGAAAAATGACCTTTACCATTGAAAATTTCCCTGATCCTAGCAATCCAAAAACCAGCAGGTTGGCAATTTTGTCTGCAATTGAAACTCTGAGAAAATACTGCTCTGATGATATTCAGATTGGCACCTAA
- a CDS encoding universal stress protein produces the protein MYKTILLPHAGTPAGDEALKHAIYAARESSRIIILHVVEAVQYPPSFALSSSERNSLLKSIDEVNEEMRQDMEKKMEKYTQQCKENNIKSKVQVVIGDASEIILNTVKKEKVDLIVMSKRRKLKGVKKLLSLGSVSRKIVESTSCPILLIDVENK, from the coding sequence ATGTACAAAACTATTCTCTTACCTCATGCAGGAACTCCGGCAGGAGATGAGGCATTAAAGCATGCCATTTACGCAGCTAGAGAATCATCCCGGATTATTATTTTACATGTTGTAGAAGCTGTACAGTATCCCCCTTCATTTGCGTTATCCTCATCAGAACGAAACAGTCTGCTAAAATCCATTGACGAAGTAAACGAGGAAATGAGGCAAGATATGGAGAAAAAGATGGAAAAATACACTCAGCAATGTAAAGAGAATAACATCAAATCCAAAGTTCAAGTAGTTATTGGGGATGCATCTGAAATAATTTTGAATACTGTTAAAAAAGAAAAAGTAGATCTAATTGTTATGTCAAAACGAAGAAAGCTCAAAGGGGTCAAAAAACTACTCTCATTAGGCAGTGTTTCAAGAAAGATTGTGGAAAGTACATCCTGTCCTATTTTATTAATCGATGTTGAGAATAAATGA
- a CDS encoding sodium-translocating pyrophosphatase, producing MEISGILPFAAGIASFLVAGGLVAWISKQPTGTKEMMDISNAVKEGAAAFLKREMKIIIPVAIGLSVIIGAFLQPSNGLAFAVGATLSAVAGVISLKITVKAAVRAAHLSSSGLGKTFAMAFRGGATVGLAVPAMALLAITGLYVMFPDPITIAGVGIGASLIALFIRIGGGIFTKAADMGADLVGKVEANIPEDDPRNPATIADNVGDNVGDAAGMGSDVYESYIVTILAALLIAALIGAPNFFLYPILIGSSGMIASIIGVVIVGSKNITDVMKPLSRSFYVSAAIAIALNFVFITQFIDDSSTAYALFGSTVIGVILVPIIQKITDFYTSYKQSPVKEIADSAKWGYASLTLMGIIKGMQSTGPFMIALVVAIILSYSIASAAAPEGADPVLYGIFGTSLTAMAMLSLAGIVLSIDAFGPIADNAGGIVEMTGMGEENRKVTDEIDAVGNTTKAVTKGFAIASAALAALAMIQAFQFEASHIFAGILVLDYSLTNPAIIVGLLIGGLIPFIITGQLINGVSRAAGKMVDEVRRQFKADSGILAGTSKPDYAKCVDIATVASIKELWKPAIVAILAPIILGILLGPTAVAGLLMGAVVTGILLAYHLANTGGAWDNAKKLVEMRGEKGSEIHKVAVVGDIIGDPYKDTAGPALNTVIKLLNTIAIVFVSAFVAILAI from the coding sequence ATGGAAATATCGGGGATTCTGCCTTTTGCTGCCGGCATTGCATCATTTTTAGTCGCTGGAGGTTTGGTTGCATGGATCTCCAAACAACCAACAGGAACAAAAGAAATGATGGATATCTCCAATGCTGTCAAAGAAGGCGCAGCAGCATTTCTAAAAAGAGAGATGAAAATTATCATTCCTGTTGCTATAGGATTATCAGTAATTATTGGCGCTTTTCTTCAACCTTCAAACGGATTGGCATTTGCAGTAGGTGCTACCTTGTCTGCAGTTGCCGGAGTTATTTCATTAAAAATCACAGTCAAAGCAGCAGTTAGAGCTGCCCATCTAAGTAGCAGTGGACTAGGAAAAACATTTGCCATGGCATTTAGAGGCGGTGCTACAGTTGGTCTAGCAGTTCCAGCAATGGCCCTTTTAGCAATTACTGGTCTTTATGTGATGTTTCCAGATCCAATCACAATTGCAGGTGTAGGTATTGGCGCAAGTCTCATAGCACTATTCATTAGAATTGGCGGTGGTATTTTCACAAAAGCTGCAGATATGGGCGCTGACTTGGTAGGAAAAGTTGAAGCAAATATTCCTGAAGATGATCCACGAAATCCTGCAACAATTGCAGATAATGTAGGAGATAATGTGGGAGATGCCGCTGGAATGGGGTCTGATGTTTATGAATCTTATATTGTTACAATTCTTGCAGCGCTACTTATTGCAGCATTAATTGGCGCACCAAACTTTTTCCTTTATCCAATTTTAATTGGTTCTTCAGGAATGATTGCATCTATCATCGGTGTTGTAATTGTTGGCTCTAAGAATATTACTGATGTAATGAAACCGCTTAGCCGTTCATTTTATGTATCTGCAGCTATTGCAATTGCATTAAACTTTGTATTCATTACACAATTCATTGATGATTCCTCAACAGCTTATGCCCTGTTTGGCTCTACCGTGATTGGTGTAATTCTAGTTCCAATCATACAAAAAATTACTGATTTCTACACAAGTTACAAACAAAGCCCTGTAAAAGAAATTGCAGATTCTGCAAAATGGGGATATGCATCATTGACATTAATGGGCATTATCAAAGGAATGCAATCTACCGGACCATTTATGATTGCACTGGTTGTAGCGATTATTCTATCTTATAGCATTGCTTCTGCAGCTGCTCCTGAAGGCGCAGACCCAGTACTGTATGGAATTTTTGGAACTTCTTTGACTGCAATGGCAATGCTGAGTCTTGCTGGAATTGTTCTAAGTATTGATGCATTTGGACCAATTGCAGATAATGCTGGCGGAATTGTAGAGATGACTGGAATGGGCGAGGAAAATCGTAAAGTCACTGATGAAATTGATGCAGTTGGAAATACCACAAAGGCAGTTACAAAGGGATTTGCCATTGCTAGTGCCGCATTAGCTGCTTTAGCTATGATTCAAGCGTTCCAATTTGAAGCATCTCATATCTTTGCAGGTATTTTGGTATTAGATTATAGTTTAACAAATCCGGCAATTATAGTTGGATTATTAATTGGTGGTCTGATTCCCTTTATCATTACAGGCCAACTCATTAACGGTGTATCAAGGGCTGCAGGAAAAATGGTTGATGAAGTAAGAAGGCAATTCAAAGCTGATTCTGGAATTCTTGCTGGAACATCAAAACCTGATTATGCTAAATGTGTAGACATAGCAACTGTTGCGTCAATTAAAGAACTATGGAAACCTGCAATTGTTGCAATTCTTGCACCAATAATTTTGGGAATTTTGTTAGGTCCAACTGCAGTCGCAGGGCTATTGATGGGTGCTGTTGTAACTGGAATCCTCTTGGCATATCACTTGGCAAACACTGGTGGTGCATGGGATAACGCAAAGAAACTGGTAGAAATGAGAGGAGAAAAAGGTTCTGAAATCCATAAAGTTGCAGTAGTTGGAGACATCATTGGTGATCCTTACAAAGACACTGCAGGACCTGCACTAAACACTGTGATCAAATTACTTAACACAATTGCTATAGTCTTTGTGTCTGCATTTGTTGCAATTCTTGCAATCTAA
- a CDS encoding tetratricopeptide repeat protein, giving the protein MIFLVGLFTPKDPQKKKNIEKLKEIKKLVKEKKYDAALKSGTEYLHKVPHHHDLLFTLGGIYYLQKKYKTAITYFERALEIGSYDIEVLLLKAYSHQKLGENKRSIQCCEKIQEINPKNKAVIALLEELNH; this is encoded by the coding sequence GTGATATTTTTGGTTGGATTATTCACTCCAAAAGATCCTCAAAAGAAAAAAAATATTGAAAAACTTAAAGAGATCAAAAAATTAGTTAAAGAAAAAAAATACGATGCTGCATTAAAATCCGGCACAGAATATCTGCACAAAGTTCCACATCATCATGATCTTTTGTTTACTTTGGGTGGCATTTACTATTTGCAAAAAAAGTACAAAACCGCAATAACTTATTTTGAGCGAGCACTTGAAATTGGTTCTTATGACATTGAAGTTTTATTACTGAAAGCGTATTCTCACCAAAAATTAGGTGAAAATAAAAGATCTATTCAATGTTGTGAAAAGATTCAAGAAATTAACCCCAAAAACAAAGCAGTTATTGCATTATTGGAAGAACTGAATCATTAA
- a CDS encoding DNA-directed RNA polymerase — translation MFSISTLVDVVRIPPSLFGTTLKKAAVNILKEKYESMINADLGYIIMILDAKVDEMGKMIAGDGGTFHKVQFEALTFYPKLQEIVQGEIVDITDFGAFVRIGPTDALLHLSQVMDDYLKSDVKSGMILANQSGRTLKVGSTLRARITAVSLGKAAAMGKIGITCRQPFLGADDWIAEEIKKAGGGSDKPAKEAEVEAS, via the coding sequence TTGTTTTCTATATCCACCCTAGTTGATGTTGTTAGGATTCCCCCTAGCTTGTTTGGAACCACACTCAAAAAGGCGGCAGTGAACATACTCAAAGAAAAGTACGAGAGTATGATTAATGCAGATTTAGGTTACATCATTATGATTTTAGATGCCAAAGTTGACGAAATGGGAAAAATGATTGCAGGCGACGGTGGAACATTCCATAAGGTTCAATTTGAGGCATTGACATTTTATCCAAAATTACAAGAAATTGTTCAGGGAGAAATTGTAGACATTACAGACTTTGGAGCATTTGTAAGAATTGGTCCAACTGATGCATTGCTTCATTTATCACAAGTTATGGATGATTACCTAAAGAGCGATGTAAAATCTGGAATGATTTTAGCTAATCAAAGTGGAAGAACACTAAAAGTTGGTTCTACACTGCGTGCAAGAATTACTGCAGTATCATTAGGCAAAGCTGCCGCAATGGGCAAGATTGGAATTACTTGCAGACAACCATTCCTTGGTGCAGATGATTGGATTGCAGAAGAGATAAAGAAAGCTGGTGGAGGTTCAGACAAACCAGCAAAAGAAGCTGAAGTAGAGGCAAGTTAG
- the spt4 gene encoding transcription elongation factor subunit Spt4 — MAREMACRKCKFVTTGKVCPGCKSSDLTPDWSGIVLVVDPTNSEISKTLGITQKGKYAIKVT; from the coding sequence ATGGCACGAGAGATGGCATGCAGAAAATGCAAGTTTGTTACCACAGGTAAAGTCTGTCCCGGTTGTAAATCATCAGATTTGACACCAGATTGGAGTGGAATAGTACTTGTAGTTGATCCAACTAATTCAGAGATTTCAAAAACTTTAGGCATTACCCAAAAGGGCAAGTATGCAATCAAAGTAACATAA